The stretch of DNA ACCAATGCCGTTAGGTTAGGATCCTCAAAACCAAGTTCGGGGCCGAGTCTGCAGCAAAAATACAGAGACAAAAAGACCCCATTAACCAACCAATCAATCCATTACTGTACCTTCTAGCTATCATAGTTTAGAATGATAACAAGGTTGCATCTTAAGAAATGCTTACTTTGGATCAAGAACTATCTTCTGAACTTCTCTTATGGCTGAACTGGCTGCGTATAATGATATTTTCCCCACCTGAAATGATTATATGGTCCAGATTACTtccaacaaaaacaataaagACAGACAACTTGGTGGCCCACGGGATAGGAGGTGAAGAAAAAGAGAATATGCCTGACCTCCAATATTTGAAGCTTTGCTTCATGGTCATTTGGAAGACCTCGAATTTCTTCAGACAATCTTATAGCTTCTGGTAAACTTTCAGGGGAGAGAAAATCGAGGCCCAACTGAACAGAGGACTGGAAATTACACGAGTGAAACAAACATGCTAAGTTTACATTAAGCCTTTCAAAGTTCATATTCCAATAAAGGAAATCTTCAGATCCTTAACTAAATGAAAAAAAGTGCTCGACAATCAGATTTATGTAAGTTGCTCCCTGATGATATACACAACAGAATCCCCAAAAACTTTACCACCTAAATTCATGCTAAAATGCTATTAGGGATCAAAGTGGATCACAGATATCATATTAGTTAAAGAACCAGCCAAGCCAGAGACAGATATCAAGATAAGGATCCTTGAATAAACTGTTTATATGTTAAGGAAATATTCAAGGCCAAAATGTTCCAGATCACATAAGAACCAGTGTATCACATCCTAAGGATAGAATAAGAGGATAGAATAACATGAGAACCATTTGGGACTAATatgattgatatcttttcagtCTGAGTAAACATAAATAGCTGGCCACAGATGCTAAAAGAGCATTGAAATCTGCAACTCACCTGAATATGCCTTGCTTGGAAAGGACATCCAGCAGGGATGAAGATAGCTTCACCTATATGATGTTCAAATGACCAAGGCTCCACTTCTGAGAGAAGAGTAAACCAATTCACTAAAAAATATTTCTATAGTAGAAAACTAGCAATACAGTTTTGACATGGAAAATATTCACCATTGTGGAGTAAAACTGTAAAAGATGAAGAATTCAAAACAAGAATGTTTGGCACTACTGCAAACACGTAACAAAAAACAGTTGCACAAACAATTGTAAAGTCTGCAACAGGCAAACTAGTGTAATTAAAAAAACTTGGCCACCTACCAAATTCTTCTTTCAGCTGTCTTTTGTGATGCCTATTCAAATATATTACCCCATCATGAAGAGACTGGGATACCTGAAGTAAAAGAGCACATTAGCAACAAAGACAATCATATGATCTTTGTAAaggaaaaattttaagttgctAAACCAAGAAAAATAAATCACATTATCAGTAAAAATATTGTCCGCCCTCCCAAGTTCCTTCCAGTGATTTCTTATATACTCAATCAGTAGGGGTACATCCTTTCGGTGGAACACATCCCATAAAGCTCCAACTTGAGATTTGTCAGAAATGTTTTCTCCAGCTCTGTTCTCTGCATAATTGACAGCTGTCTCTTTGTCGAGATAACTTTTGTCGGTTTCGTGGCCATCCCTTGTCACTGTATCATTTGGATGAAGAGTTGTAACAGGACCATCCTCTCCACCAGGTGATGATTTTGAGTGAATTTCAGGGTTAATACATGATTGTTCTTCAGCAGATATTCCCCCAGACTTTAGTGTCCTCTCGATCTTAGTAGGCATACCTTGCGACTCCGCTTCACTAATATGAACCAAAAGGAATACCTGATCACAGAAGAGAAGAGGTAAGTCCTCTAGATATCTTTGACATGGCAGTTGGATGTACGTTAAAAAGACACTAAAGAAAGGACAAGGTGTGATAATTTCCCCAGTGGGAATTTCAGATGAGACTGAGGGCAAAACAAAGAAAGCTCTGCCTCTGTCCTTCCTCCACTATTCTCCACTATTCTCATCCTTTAGGAGCCCTTAAGGCCTTAACTCATGGACATGTGCAGCTGGCCGAAAAATTAGCGCAAAACAAGAAAATCACACAATTATACAACAGTATTAGGTAGAAAAATTGCAGAGATAAGAGACTTGTCTCTCACCATGTCACGCATATTAAGACGAAGATTATCTGTCGAATCACCCTGACCAATCTCTTTGTGCATCCCATAAGTAATAAATATCTTAGGACCCACGTCGTTCTGCAAGGAATAATGAGGCAATTTTGCAGCAACATTTAGCAGGCCCCACTTGGAATGTATAAACTCGAGCAAGGGGagttgattgatgaattcagatCTATGGCACAACAAAAACTCTTCTGAAGCACTCGGAGAAGGCCAATCCTTCAATTTTAATAACTGTGGCCGACCATTTTCATGAATTCTACCATCAAAATAGCCTTTCATAAACTCCCCAAGTTCAATATTAATCTGCAATTCGCATAGCAAAAACAATTAACGTGGATGTTTTAGAGAGAAGCTAAGTATCCAGGTATAATGATACAAAGGAAAATGATGAGAGCAGCATGAAATTAGTAAATTGACAAAAGATTAGGCACAACCCTAGATACCAACAAAATTAAGTAAATTGATTCCAATGTACCTCAGTCCAGTCAAAGTAATCAACAGCTTTTACAAATATGTCAGCGTCTTTAGTTTTCTCTTCGTTCGTCTCCTTAATTCCACTCCATATGACCATAGGATCCCAAATGGACATTGCAGATGTACCAAAAATCTCCTTAATGATAACAGGTTTCCCCTTGTTCCAGTGCATTCTGAAGTCTCCAATCCCTCCATCTTTAACATCTTGTGAAGATGGATGGTACAAAAGGTtatcatctttctctctattagCATCCTGGCATAGCCTGAGGTCAAATCCAGTTTTCTCCAGGTTATCAGAATTACATACCTTGCAACCACTGACCATTTCTTCAACATTTTTTACAAGTTTTGCAACCCAATTCATCTTAAAGATGCGCTTCAAAATTAAAAGGTCGGATCCACAACCCCCATGTTCCTTTTTAGGGCATGAAATGCTGCCATCAGCATTAGCTTTCCAATCAGGATACCTTCTACACAAATTTAGCTTAATATCCGATAATTTTATGTGCTCAAACATCATTACTTCAACTCGATCATCACTTTCACCTGTAATCTGTttcattttgacattttctGATGGGTTAGATGCTTTTCTCATATCTTTGCAGCAGTTAAGGCACATATCATACGAGCACTTTGTGCAATGTCGATGATAATCAATGATGGGCATCCTGCAGGAATTACTGGAAAAGAGAAGTGTTCAAAAGCTTcacaaatcatattttattagaTCAAAATAAATTTCATTGGTTCAACATAAGCATACAAAGGAGTGAAGACACATAGTGATCATAAAGATGCCATTAGCATCCCCCACTCACCAGGGAGAACAAAAAACTGATGGAAGAACAGAACATTTTCAGTACAGCAgggaaaaaaatgaaaagagAAATTGAATGAATCTGTATACGCTTACCAACACATTTGCTCATCGGCACTTATTTTAGTCCTGACAAGGTCTATTTCGTTTCCTgcaataatgataaaaaaaaaagttcaatCCCCGTCATGGAAGATGTCATCCACGGATCAGCCTCAATATACTACTAATGTGCAAATGAAACATACCTCGAAGTTTTTTTTCCAGCTCTACCTCAGAAGACTGTTCAGAATGGATCTGCTTCACAATCGGAAGCACAGCAGATAAAAGACAATAGAGGTACTGCAATTTTTCTTTGGCTGGTATCTCACGTATCCTTGTCTTAACAGAACATATATAAAAACATTTGTAAGGAATCCATGATACATCTTGAAAAAAGTTGCAAATTATGATAGATCCTAACTAAGGAGAAACTGCTTAGGGAAAAAATAAAACCTTAATCAGGTTATCCCCTCGTAAGCAAACCCAACAACTGCATGTACCACGACATGCAGGACAAACCCTTTGAATCTCCTCCACTGGGATGCCAGGATACCTGACAAATGATGGGTCACATGTAGGGAGGGAAACGAGAAACAAATCCTTAGAAAATTATATTTGCCTCACCATGTAGAGATACAACTATCACAATATCCTCTTCTATCACATTTAAGGCACCAAATCATTTCCCTATCATCACGACGACATTGATGACAAGGTTGTCCCCTAGTATCATCAGAAGATTCCAAGCTTCCATCAGAAGTCTCCTGAAATGAAAAGTGCCCCCCTCAGTAGAATTTACAATGACAAAGAAGCATTCTACTTAAGAAACTAGTACTAAGAACTGAAAAACTGTTGTAGGCAATCGTCTATAAATCTCAAAACGATGAAAAAATAAACTTCCAACCAAGTTCTAAAGAGTTTTGGAAGGTAGCACAGAAACACAGAGAAAGTAGAATGATTTTATTTTGCGTAGAATGAACCACACTACTCACCATTTTAGGACTAACCTCAAATGTCTTTTGCGATCTGCTTTTGGATGAATCCACGGCagatgttggtggtgttctacAAGACCTTCGACTCTCCTCGTACTCTGATCCGTCAAGGTCATCGGTTGACCTTAGAGAACTTCGAGCTGAAAAGCTCCTTCCTGAGGGGATTTCAGGTGAATAGTTAACCTGTCCTTTAGGTAATTTATCCTTTTTCTTCGTCCCAGAGGCCGAGCCAGAATAGTCCCCAAATTGTGCACTCAGTGGTAGATCCATTTCGTCACTCTTGCTTTCCAAGTAGACATCATTTTCACCAGTAAATTTCCTCTTAGTTTTCTTTATACTTGCACGCATTGCAGAATTTGCTGCCCTCTTCTTTGCCTGGATGTAATGCTTTTCGCAAACAGTCTTATCAGGCATGGACATGGCGGTGCATCTCCATTGTTTCCCATCGGACCTCTTACACCGCAAATCATCAGGAATCCCAATATTTTCCTCACCTACTCCAGAGGACAAGCGTGGATGGTCCATAATAAAAATGTCTTCTCAAGATTTTATTGCGAGAAAAGAAAACACTCAAATCTTGTCCTCTCAACCTGTCATCATCATAGTTCAAACATAAATTTAAAAGCAAACATCCGCGACAAGTAACAATTCATCTTGGATGAAACAATAAACCAATTCGAGAAAGAAAATTCCTTAGAACTACAAAACCAAACCCAGCTAGAGAATTTGACATAAAGATCACAGAACTTGCTACAATCTCGTTGGACAAGTGATTTATCGGGAACTTAACCATCGGCAAacctttcaaaatttttaaaacttcagaACTACAGCTCTTACTACTGATAGCTCGCAAACATAGACATCATCATATACTCATGCTAGTCGATTGCAATGAATAGATACAAAAACAAGATACCAccttaaaaaattaaatcttgCTTCTACAAtaacttaaagaatcagaagcctattttttttccaaaaaaacaacaaaaataaaaaacctCAACCCGTGAAATCAGTACTTCCAACAGAACATAGCCCTAAAAAGCATATAGATGAGCCCGAGCATGCCTGGCTATATAGTGTGATGTGCGTACCATCAAGCGCCGACgtgaagagagagagagagagacaaCAGGCGCCGGAGCAGTCCACCCGAGTTGGGGCAGCAGAACCAAAACGATGTCGTCACAAATCTCGCGTAAGAATttagttattaattaattttaaaattttgggaaTTTAGTAGGAATGAAATTGATTTGTTTATTCTAAAAACTGATTTTTTTAATAAGCACTAGTTTTTcacccgtgcgatgcacggacatttattttatctaattgattattaaaattaatatatatgatAATTTGTTTACTTTCTCTATAACTTGACTTTTTATCAAAGTGAAATGTTTATTGTTTTCATATACATATAGATCTTAACAATGAAATACTGAATAAAAGAGCCATTTTTGTATTTTGgctgaaaattaatatcacgcTTGTATTAGACAATGAATGACATGACATAATGTGTTTATCAATAATATTGTATtcacatataaatttatgtGCCATGTAAAAAACAATAACcgtaacaaaataaaatgataaacatgatACAAACTTTTAATGTGgttttaatttcaataaataatctaaattaaaatacaaataaactaaatggattatagatcatataattagaaaacaaaaagaaattacaaattttgaaaaacttcCTTAAATATAACATTTGTTGTTGAATTTTTCGGGTTGCTATCACTATcacatatcaaaatttttagaTTCTTAGGATTCATAACTCTGGATACAGCAACGTACGACTGACCATGACTAAAAACAGAGTTATTTAAAAAAAGTCCTATATGAGCCAATGATTGCCCCTTACTTTTGTTGATTATCATTGAATATAATACAATCAAAGAATACTGAACTATCtttgttgaaatttaaaaagaaGCCTTAGATAAGAAGGCGTCAATGACATTCTTGGAATAAACACTTTATGACATGCATTACTTCCAGTAAGAAATTTTCCTTCCAAACATGGTTTCCGAGCTTTGTCACGATCAATCTAGTGTCACTGCATAATTCAAGAGAATGATCTATGTTGGAGATAAAGTACTAATTCTAAAAGAAACATTTATAACGATAACTCACAAGATAAATTTATTCAAGTATAAAAAAATAGTAATtggtatttaatataaatttatttaacatgGATTATTAATAATAGCCTACTAACAACCCCATAATCAATTTTGGCCTTGAAGTAATTTAACAAACAAAATTTGCCTGTTAAGTATGTCAAATTCcatacatatattttaattctaaatatgttaattaacaattttttcttgtttatattattttgcatgaataagaaaataataaaaatgatagtttatattaaattgacttacgattattttttaataatctaTAATAATTCGAGAATTGTTGGTCTAAGATTAAAGTTAAtatattgaagagaaaaatgattttatactattattgaaataaatatattaaatctcaaaaataaaaccaaattaaaaatAGTTCATCTAAAATATAgatgaaaatttttcattatAATAACTTTACATCTATATATATGtgtcattaattttaaattaataaaataatttcagcGGAGCACAATTTTTGAAAcatgtttcaaaatttcaaaattcatatttaaattttgaataacaatttgaatttggtttataatttccagaatgaaattttatttctggatttgaaatttgaaatgtaATTTAATTTGGATTGTAATTTCTAAGAAAGATTCAATCTTCAAGCAGTTATACATACAGACATTAATATACAGTTTtaataatgaattaaatatttttagacatttattataatatataaattaccACATTTTTcgtttatttcattttttagaATGTCATTTAGGCGGGAACTTACTAAATTTAGCAACAACTctgttttttatatatatatatatatatatatatatatatatatatatatatatatatatatagatttttaaaagtcaaccaattttatttttagaaaatttaataaattaattaaatattgtatttgtttttagtaagtaatttggACAGTAAATTACTTAAATtagcaaaaattatttttgaatgatttacctcATGAGTGATATTGAACAtcacaattatttttattttaaatttatttatacaatttttaCTTAAACGGATTGATATAATTAATgcaaaaaattttaatatagtttactttttcaatatagtttagttttaatttgagtaaaaaaattaaaaacatataatacataaattaaatttgaaataatataaaaattaattaaatttaaaattgaattaaatgaattgatgtAATCAATGCATACAATAATTGAAGCGGTCATTTATTGCAGTGCACATATGTCAATATTGATGATAAAACTTTCTTTTTTTAGAAATGATATTTTGGCGGGAAATTacaatttttggcaaaaactctgcttttatatatatatatagatgatgCATACATATATTCGAACATAGTCTTCAACCATTAATCCAAAGACTGAAGAGACTTACGATCTAGAATTAATAGTCGataatcatcagaacatctgaTTCAATAGTTATTTAATGTTTGCTACTTCAAATTACTCATATATTCTAACACTGAGGAGTGATTAATCACACGAACCAAGCACACCCAAAGAGTCTGATGATACAAAATTAATACTTTCGATAATCATCAGAGTATCTGATTCAATTATTATGTTCGTGAGTTACAGTTCTTTAGTGTTTGCTACGATTGCACATAAATTCTCATACTAACAAGTATTtcaaaattctaaaaaaaaattcgccttgtgtattcgaaaacattgaataaataaattaaatttaaattttttaaaaacaaaatataaattttttttaaacaaaaaatgtTATTGGCAGCACCATTTTCGACTGTTTACACcaaagataaaaacttgtgtgagatggtctcattggtcgtattttgtgagacgaatctcttatttgggtcattcatgaaaaaatattactttttatgctaaaaacattacttttattgtgaatatcggtagagttgatccatctcacagctaaagattcgtgagaccgtctcacaagaaacctactctacaccaaattaaataaattttatataattattggACGAACTGTTCACTAAAAAAGATAGAACAAATCATCCTGAGCTAAGATATTTCCCTGAAACATCAACTCTAATTGTGACAGAGTTAATGTCtacttttgtttttaatttcatcCAAGTTTATTGATAAATCTGAAGTGGAGAAATTGTATCTTCATTAGTATAGGTCTAAGGTTGATCTTTCTTTCTTCAATCCACGAGGTGAAGAGTTTACTTGAAGATTCGAGATAAGAatctaaaatttcaatttttgtttcagacGACTCATATAATCTATAGATGATCTCGACTTAACACTTATGCTAGGAGTATTTGAATCACCTGTTTCAGGTATAAAGtcatgtactcgaaaactctcaaTTTGGGAAACCGGtggcttctcaatgccttggaggatagCCATTTGCATTATAGATCATAGCTGAGTATAAGTCTATAAACATCATGTAATTCGATCACATACAATTCTCTTATCGGCTTGTTGTAGTCTACCTGCAACTTATGCGTTTAGGGCAAGCTTGTTAAACTCATTGTGAACCATTTAAAGGTGTTCTCAAATTCCTCTGTATTTTTATGATGTCATCGATGTCACCACTGttcatctcttgttaaaaaatctgcaagaatattttcactattttttataattacaatatcaaaattataattttgacataGAGATTGTCGTCTTAGTAATATAGTTTTCTCaggtttagatttatattctaTTTCATAAAAAAGTTCTTACTTG from Primulina eburnea isolate SZY01 chromosome 6, ASM2296580v1, whole genome shotgun sequence encodes:
- the LOC140834798 gene encoding E3 ubiquitin-protein ligase JMJ24-like isoform X2, whose amino-acid sequence is MDHPRLSSGVGEENIGIPDDLRCKRSDGKQWRCTAMSMPDKTVCEKHYIQAKKRAANSAMRASIKKTKRKFTGENDVYLESKSDEMDLPLSAQFGDYSGSASGTKKKDKLPKGQVNYSPEIPSGRSFSARSSLRSTDDLDGSEYEESRRSCRTPPTSAVDSSKSRSQKTFEETSDGSLESSDDTRGQPCHQCRRDDREMIWCLKCDRRGYCDSCISTWYPGIPVEEIQRVCPACRGTCSCWVCLRGDNLIKTRIREIPAKEKLQYLYCLLSAVLPIVKQIHSEQSSEVELEKKLRGNEIDLVRTKISADEQMCCNSCRMPIIDYHRHCTKCSYDMCLNCCKDMRKASNPSENVKMKQITGESDDRVEVMMFEHIKLSDIKLNLCRRYPDWKANADGSISCPKKEHGGCGSDLLILKRIFKMNWVAKLVKNVEEMVSGCKVCNSDNLEKTGFDLRLCQDANREKDDNLLYHPSSQDVKDGGIGDFRMHWNKGKPVIIKEIFGTSAMSIWDPMVIWSGIKETNEEKTKDADIFVKAVDYFDWTEINIELGEFMKGYFDGRIHENGRPQLLKLKDWPSPSASEEFLLCHRSEFINQLPLLEFIHSKWGLLNVAAKLPHYSLQNDVGPKIFITYGMHKEIGQGDSTDNLRLNMRDMVFLLVHISEAESQGMPTKIERTLKSGGISAEEQSCINPEIHSKSSPGGEDGPVTTLHPNDTVTRDGHETDKSYLDKETAVNYAENRAGENISDKSQVGALWDVFHRKDVPLLIEYIRNHWKELGRADNIFTDNVSQSLHDGVIYLNRHHKRQLKEEFEVEPWSFEHHIGEAIFIPAGCPFQARHIQSSVQLGLDFLSPESLPEAIRLSEEIRGLPNDHEAKLQILEVGKISLYAASSAIREVQKIVLDPKLGPELGFEDPNLTALVSKHLERMVKQRQVTCS
- the LOC140834798 gene encoding E3 ubiquitin-protein ligase JMJ24-like isoform X1, with the protein product MDHPRLSSGVGEENIGIPDDLRCKRSDGKQWRCTAMSMPDKTVCEKHYIQAKKRAANSAMRASIKKTKRKFTGENDVYLESKSDEMDLPLSAQFGDYSGSASGTKKKDKLPKGQVNYSPEIPSGRSFSARSSLRSTDDLDGSEYEESRRSCRTPPTSAVDSSKSRSQKTFEVSPKMETSDGSLESSDDTRGQPCHQCRRDDREMIWCLKCDRRGYCDSCISTWYPGIPVEEIQRVCPACRGTCSCWVCLRGDNLIKTRIREIPAKEKLQYLYCLLSAVLPIVKQIHSEQSSEVELEKKLRGNEIDLVRTKISADEQMCCNSCRMPIIDYHRHCTKCSYDMCLNCCKDMRKASNPSENVKMKQITGESDDRVEVMMFEHIKLSDIKLNLCRRYPDWKANADGSISCPKKEHGGCGSDLLILKRIFKMNWVAKLVKNVEEMVSGCKVCNSDNLEKTGFDLRLCQDANREKDDNLLYHPSSQDVKDGGIGDFRMHWNKGKPVIIKEIFGTSAMSIWDPMVIWSGIKETNEEKTKDADIFVKAVDYFDWTEINIELGEFMKGYFDGRIHENGRPQLLKLKDWPSPSASEEFLLCHRSEFINQLPLLEFIHSKWGLLNVAAKLPHYSLQNDVGPKIFITYGMHKEIGQGDSTDNLRLNMRDMVFLLVHISEAESQGMPTKIERTLKSGGISAEEQSCINPEIHSKSSPGGEDGPVTTLHPNDTVTRDGHETDKSYLDKETAVNYAENRAGENISDKSQVGALWDVFHRKDVPLLIEYIRNHWKELGRADNIFTDNVSQSLHDGVIYLNRHHKRQLKEEFEVEPWSFEHHIGEAIFIPAGCPFQARHIQSSVQLGLDFLSPESLPEAIRLSEEIRGLPNDHEAKLQILEVGKISLYAASSAIREVQKIVLDPKLGPELGFEDPNLTALVSKHLERMVKQRQVTCS